The proteins below are encoded in one region of Bombus terrestris chromosome 7, iyBomTerr1.2, whole genome shotgun sequence:
- the LOC100647339 gene encoding LOW QUALITY PROTEIN: chitinase-3-like protein 1 (The sequence of the model RefSeq protein was modified relative to this genomic sequence to represent the inferred CDS: inserted 2 bases in 1 codon) gives MLKALFLIAFMAYATANNATDKKIVCYYGSWSAYRPGLGRFEPTDIDPTLCTHIIYTFIGISENGNIRILDKWMDLPNGRDGYGKFTRLRHLNPEVKALIAIGGWNEGSSKYSKIFANPIKRARFIRSVITFLQMYDFDGFDVDWEYPNQRGGNPIDVQNYVTLLKELREEFDKHDYILSVAVSAAENLASKSYDIPQMAQYPHLINLMVYDLNGPWNSFAAINAPLYPSTQESGKQAMLNMHRSVEYWLEQGAPAEKLVIGIPAYGRSFTLANPSENGIGSATIGPGKAGRYTREDGMLGYNEICEYIQRGWTVQREPEQRVPYAFKGNQWVGYDDTISVEEKAKYVMSKGLGGIMLWSIETDDFNGVCGDKYPLLRTINKVLKGYIPPSASSXMVETKPPTLSSSDSAFTQEDYVRDPKDCSIFYYYRHVHNKYLVNTFHCISGIVFDKTFSGCNCRYEM, from the exons ATGTTAAAAGCACTGTTCCTGATTGCTTTTATGGCGTATGCCACTGCGAACAACGCGACTGATA AGAAAATCGTTTGCTACTATGGTAGCTGGTCAGCTTATCGTCCTGGACTTGGAAGATTCGAACCAACCGACATAGATCCCACTCTATGCACTCATATAATCTATACTTTCATTGGTATCTCTGAGAATGGTAACATCAGAATATTGGATAAGTGGATGGATCTACCAAACGGTAGAGATGGTTATGGAAAGTTCACCAGACTTCGTCACCTGAATCCAGAAGTGAAAGCTTTGATAGCGATAGGTGGTTGGAACGAAGGTTCCTCCAAGTATTCCAAGATTTTCGCGAATCCTATAAAACGCGCGCGATTCATCCGCAGCGTGATTACGTTTCTGCAGATGTACGATTTCGACGGTTTCGACGTCGACTGGGAATATCCGAACCAACGTGGCGGCAATCCAATCGACGTACAGAACTATGTCACGTTGTTGAAGGAGCTGAGAGAAGAATTCGACAAACACGATTACATTCTCAGCGTGGCGGTTAGTGCTGCTGAAAACTTAGCTTCTAAATCTTATGATATTCCACAAATGGCGCAATATCCTCACTTAATTAATTTGATGGTGTACGACTTGAATGGACCGTGGAACAGTTTCGCAGCGATTAACGCTCCTCTATATCCGTCCACGCAGGAATCTGGGAAACAAGCTATGCTCAACATG CATCGGTCTGTTGAATATTGGCTTGAACAAGGTGCACCAGCTGAGAAACTCGTTATTGGTATTCCTGCTTACGGTAGATCCTTCACCTTGGCGAATCCCTCGGAGAATGGCATAGGCTCTGCAACCATCGGTCCTGGAAAAGCTGGCCGTTATACGCGAGAAGATGGTATGCTTGGTTACAACGAGATCTGCGAATATATTCAACGAGGATGGACGGTGCAACGCGAACCTGAACAACGTGTACCTTATGCTTTCAAGGGTAACCAATGGGTTGGATACGATGATACTAT ATCTGTTGAAGAGAAGGCCAAGTACGTCATGTCTAAGGGACTTGGTGGTATCATGCTGTGGAGCATCGAAACCGATGACTTCAATGGTGTATGCGGCGATAAGTATCCGCTTCTACGCACCATAAATAAGGTGTTGAAAGGATATATTCCACCTTCTGCTTCATC CATGGTCGAAACTAAACCACCAACACTATCGTCATCGGATTCTGCATTCACGCAGGAAGACTATGTTCGAGATCCAAAAGATTGTtcaatattttactattatcgACACGTACACAACAAATATCTGGTAAATACATTTCATTGCATTTCTGGAATTGTATTTGATAAAACGTTCAGTGGTTGCAATTGTAGATATGAGATGTAG
- the LOC100647220 gene encoding esterase FE4, with amino-acid sequence MSKPLVTVKEGKLEGAVLKSALGLSYIAFRGIPFAAPPIGNLRFKDPRQPAPWAGIKDTSKDAKYMCPQLEENPPYDVIGNEDCLYLNVYTNSLDQSKPVMFWIHGGAFMLGNSSFYESRPDYLLAKDVVVVSANYRLGAFGFLNLGHRIAPGNLGLKDLIIALEWVKENIANFGGDSNNVTIFGVSAGGALVHSLLVSPRAKGLFHKAILQSGTLTCPWANAEIENGSESGFKLASLLGKDSNDPVEVFKFLRAVSTEDIVKTQIRLLSSEREKANILPFRPNSDEVAENPVLPEPIEQLITKEADVPVIISYTAHEYLMIIKDKSEKIISAFNQHLYGHVKNLGSLKKLGDAEIKKLFVLVKNQYFGGKPIGVENLTEFSELLSLINFGIPAILLLEDRVKRTTTPSYLCVFSYVGNEKTPTDLLVTRQISGASHTDDVTYLLYLPKCKTENPDPPAIGTKDRITLERMTRMWTNFARTGNPTSVKDEFVNVTWKPATRDDLCYLKIDDELQLLPISPHLLSSK; translated from the exons ATGAGCAAACCGTTAGTAACTGTGAAGGAAGGGAAATTGGAAGGCGCAGTATTGAAAAGTGCCCTAGGATTATCGTATATCGCTTTCAGAGGCATACCTTTTGCAGCTCCTCCTATCGGAAATCTTAGATTTAAG GATCCTCGACAACCTGCACCATGGGCTGGTATCAAGGATACGTCCAAAGACGCGAAATACATGTGCCCACAGTTGGAAGAAAATCCGCCTTACGATGTTATTGGCAACGAAGATTGCCTTTATTTGAATGTTTACACGAATTCTCTCGATCAATCGAAGCCAGTTATGTTCTGGATTCATGGAGGGGCATTTATGCTAGGAAATTCGAGTTTCTATGAATCGAGACCTGATTATTTACTCGCCAAAGATGTCGTAGTTGTCTCAGCTAACTACAGGCTTGGCGCATTCG gaTTTTTAAATTTGGGTCACCGAATCGCGCCAGGAAATCTGGGTTTGAAAGATTTGATCATAGCTTTAGAGTGGGTCAAGGAAAATATTGCCAACTTTGGCGGAGATTCCAATAATGTTACGATTTTTGGAGTTAGTGCTGGAGGTGCTCTAGTACATTCCTTACTCGTATCGCCTCGGGCGAAAG GACTGTTTCACAAAGCGATTTTGCAGAGTGGTACATTGACGTGCCCCTGGGCAAATGCCGAGATTGAAAATGGTTCTGAAAGCGGCTTTAAACTTGCCTCGCTTCTTGGCAAAGATTCTAATGATCCTGTCgaagtttttaaatttctacgagcagTGTCCACCGAGGACATCGTAAAAACTCAAATTAGACTTTTATCTTCGGAG AGAGAGAAGGCCAATATCCTACCTTTTAGACCCAACAGTGACGAAGTGGCGGAGAATCCTGTTTTACCAGAACCGATCGAACAGTTAATTACGAAAGAAGCAGATGTGCCTGTGATAATCAGTTACACGGCACACGAATATTTGATGATCATAAAAG ATAAGAGCGAAAAAATAATAAGTGCTTTCAACCAGCATCTCTATGGTCATGTGAAAAATTTGGGATCATTGAAGAAATTAGGGGAtgctgaaataaaaaaattgttcgtGTTGgtaaaaaatcaatatttcgGTGGAAAACCGATCGGCGTGGAAAACTTAACCGAATTTTCAGAATTACTCAGTCTTATTAATTTCGGCATTCCCGCGATATTGTTGCTGGAGGATCGGGTGAAAAGAACAACCACGCCTAGTTACCTTTGTGTATTTTCATACGTTGGCAATGAGAAAACCCCGACGGATCTCCTAGTAACACGACAGATTTCTG GAGCGTCTCATACCGACGATGTCACGTATTTACTATACTTACCCAAATGTAAAACTGAAAATCCTGATCCACCAGCGATTGGTACGAAGGACAGGATTACGTTAGAAAGAATGACTAGAATGTGGACCAATTTTGCTAGAACTGG GAATCCTACTTCAGTGAAGGACGAGTTTGTCAACGTCACTTGGAAGCCTGCAACGAGGGACGATCTGTGTTATTTGAAAATTGACGACGAGTTACAGTTGCTGCCTATTTCACCACATCTTTTATCCTCTAAGTAG